A window from Gossypium raimondii isolate GPD5lz chromosome 7, ASM2569854v1, whole genome shotgun sequence encodes these proteins:
- the LOC105802454 gene encoding serine/threonine protein phosphatase 2A 59 kDa regulatory subunit B' gamma isoform encodes MIKQIFGKLPRKPSKSSHNDSNGDGGVHDNSSLNSALGPNSLNNSKPGSASSKPSNSSRSNNGPLNSHSSTSNKSNHGKKTASLASQAGPISASGVYEALPSFRDVPSSEKQNLFLKKLSLCYVVFDFSDPSKNLREKEIKRQTLLELVDYISSVSSKFNEVAMQEVTRMVAANLFRTFPSPNHDSKILEMYDMEDEEPAMDPAWPHLQIVYELLLRFVVSTETDAKLAKRYVDHPFVLKLLDLFDSDDQREREYLKTILHRIYGKFMVHRPFIRKAINNIFYRFIFETEKHNGIAELLEILGSIINGFALPLKEEHKLFLVRALIPLHKPKCVSMYHQQLSYCITQFVEKDFKLADTVIRGLLKYWPVTNSSKEVMFLGELEEVLEATQTAEFQRCMVPLFRQIGRCLNSLHFQVAERALFLWNNDHIRNLITQNRTVILPIIFPALERNTRGHWNPAVQSLTLNVRKIFSDADQAIFDECLARYQEDEAKQKELQEKRELTWKRLEDVAASKVVSNEAVMVSKSISSIAIDKSTAPKATASR; translated from the exons ATGATCAAGCAGATATTTGGAAAGCTACCTCGAAAACCATCCAAATCATCCCATAATGACTCAAATGGTGATGGAGGAGTCCATGATAATTCCTCTTTGAATTCTGCTCTAGGTCCCAATTCTTTGAACAATTCAAAACCCGGTTCGGCTTCTTCCAAGCCCTCCAATTCATCACGTTCCAACAATGGGCCTCTTAATTCACATTCTTCCACTTCAAATAAATCGAATCACGGGAAGAAAACAGCCTCTCTTGCAAGCCAAGCTGGTCCTATATCAGCTTCAGGGGTTTATGAGGCTTTGCCCAGTTTCCGGGATGTCCCTAGCTCAGAAAAGCAGAATCTTTTCCTTAAGAAGCTGAGTCTGTGTTATGTGGTTTTCGATTTTAGTGATCCCTCTAAGAACCTTAGGGAAAAGGAGATAAAAAGGCAGACGTTGTTGGAGCTTGTTGATTATATATCGTCTGTTTCATCCAAGTTCAATGAGGTCGCAATGCAAGAGGTTACGAGAATGGTGGCTGCTAATCTATTTCGAACATTCCCATCTCCGAATCATGATAGCAAGATTTTAGAAATGTATGATATGGAAGATGAAGAACCGGCCATGGATCCTGCTTGGCCGCATCTTCAGATTGTCTATGAACTTTTacttagatttgtggtctcaacaGAGACTGATGCTAAGCTTGCTAAGAGATACGTCGACCATCCATTTGTGTTGAAACTGTTGGATTTGTTTGATTCAGATGATCAAAGAGAAAGGGAGTATCTAAAGACGATTTTACATCGGATTTATGGGAAGTTCATGGTCCATCGGCCCTTCATTAGAAAAGCCATCAACAATATCTTCTACAGGTTTATTTTTGAGACAGAAAAGCACAATGGTATTGCTGAATTGCTTGAAATCTTGGGCAGCATAATAAATGGGTTTGCTTTGCCGTTGAAGGAAGAGCACAAGCTCTTCTTGGTCCGAGCGCTCATTCCTCTTCACAAGCCCAAGTGTGTGTCTATGTACCATCAGCAACTTTCTTATTGCATTACTCAGTTTGTTGAGAAAGACTTCAAGTTGGCTGATACCGTCATCAGAGGCCTTCTAAAGTATTGGCCTGTAACTAATAGTTCAAAGGAGGTAATGTTCCTTGGAGAGTTGGAAGAAGTTCTTGAAGCTACTCAGACAGCAGAATTCCAACGCTGCATGGTTCCTCTTTTCCGACAGATTGGCCGATGCCTCAACAGCTTGCATTTTCAG GTAGCAGAACGTGCATTGTTTTTGTGGAACAATGATCACATAAGAAACCTCATCACCCAGAACCGCACAGTAATACTTCCAATAATCTTCCCAGCATTGGAGAGAAACACACGTGGTCATTGGAATCCGGCTGTTCAGAGCCTTACATTGAATGTCCGGAAGATATTCTCAGATGCTGATCAAGCGATCTTTGATGAATGTTTGGCCAGATACCAAGAAGATGAAGCAAAGCAAAAAGAGCTGCAGGAGAAGCGGGAACTAACCTGGAAGCGGTTGGAAGATGTGGCTGCATCTAAAGTTGTAAGCAATGAGGCTGTAATGGTTTCAAAATCCATCTCTTCCATTGCCATTGACAAGAGCACAGCTCCAAAGGCAACGGCAAGTCGATGA
- the LOC105802483 gene encoding uncharacterized protein LOC105802483 isoform X3, which produces MSVVSLSSAAISPNLNSNAEKREIERGETKKKERRGSSKSTCCSVRFLQKFLSIYAINLILIVWKNSYKGGGGQWRPCVNKSYEGYSKRTRKRSTLWPRCECKFFC; this is translated from the exons ATGTCTGTTGTATCGCTGTCATCTGCTGCAATTTCCCCAAATCT AAACAGCAACGCAGAAAAGAGAGAGATAGAGAGAGGTgagacaaaaaagaaagaaagaagaggaagTAGTAAATCGACCTGCTGTTCTGTTCGCTTTCTCCAAAAATTTCTCTCGATCTATGCAATTAATCTG ATTTTGATTGTATGGAAAAATTCCTATAAAGGGGGAGGGGGACAGTGGAGACCTTGTGTAAACAAGTCTTATGAAG GTTATTCCAAAAGGACAAGGAAGAGAAGCACACTGTGGCCACGTTGTGAATGTAAGTTCTTTTGTTGA
- the LOC105802483 gene encoding uncharacterized protein LOC105802483 isoform X2 yields the protein MSVVSLSSAAISPNLNAEKREIERGETKKKERRGSSKSTCCSVRFLQKFLSIYAINLILIVWKNSYKGGGGQWRPCVNKSYEGYSKRTRKRSTLWPRCECSGWTQLKIQAHLLGMGPTQKNGPKILSKPDPDKNAKTRARPNPLVLIFILILYNF from the exons ATGTCTGTTGTATCGCTGTCATCTGCTGCAATTTCCCCAAATCT CAACGCAGAAAAGAGAGAGATAGAGAGAGGTgagacaaaaaagaaagaaagaagaggaagTAGTAAATCGACCTGCTGTTCTGTTCGCTTTCTCCAAAAATTTCTCTCGATCTATGCAATTAATCTG ATTTTGATTGTATGGAAAAATTCCTATAAAGGGGGAGGGGGACAGTGGAGACCTTGTGTAAACAAGTCTTATGAAG GTTATTCCAAAAGGACAAGGAAGAGAAGCACACTGTGGCCACGTTGTGAAT GTTCAGGCTGGACTCAACTAAAAATTCAGGCCCATTTACTAGGCATGGGCCCGACCcaaaaaaatgggcctaaaattttatccaagcctgacccggataaaaatgctaaaacccgGGCCCGACCCAACCCActcgtattaatttttatattaattttatataatttttaa
- the LOC105802420 gene encoding pentatricopeptide repeat-containing protein At4g32430, mitochondrial, giving the protein MIARQFRYLTNHRSTFLKNLHSSKYVHHLLDEIPHSNPTPFYPVNLPFDAFRRFKLLLKSSQFNAIDEVTLALALKGSCGDSKQGVQIHKFAVTSGLMSFVTVPNSLMNMYSKSGQFDKALCVFEGLNDPDVVSWNTLLSGFQKSEQALNFVLRMNLNGVAFDAVTCTTALSFCLDLEGFLLGLQLHALVMKSGLDNEVFVGNALITMYARWKRLEEARRIFDEMPNKDLVSWNAILSGYSQDDGYGLEAICTFIEMVKQRMKLDNVSFTGAVSACSHQRNLDVGRQIHGLCIKRGYGTHVSVCNVLMSMYAKCEVVEDAKLVFRRMNERNVISWTTMISVDEKDALHHFNEMRSDSVYPNDVTYVGLIHAITTGKLVEEGRMVHACCVKGNFLLESNVCNSLITMYAKFELIQDSIKVFEELESKEIVSWNALISGYVQNGMLTEALRTFLSAARECKPNQYTFGSVLNAIGSCEHVSLKHGQWCHLHLIKVGLNTDPIISNGLLDMYAKRGSISEAQKVFSEIPQKSQFAWTSLISAHARHGNYGSVMASFKEMKREGVKPDSITFLSILTACGRNGMVDIGGQLFDSMLREYQIEPSSEHYSCMVDMLGRAGRLEEAEKLMGCTPGGPGLSMMQSFLGACTIHGNLEMGERVADTLMEMEPNESGPYVLMSNLYAEKGKWEKVAKVRKMMRQRGVRKEVGFSWVDVGDIKSSMSLHGFSSGDRSHPRSEEICNMAECLGLQMKLLREKNRQRIYGNANDIIT; this is encoded by the coding sequence ATGATTGCTCGCCAATTCCGTTATCTCACCAACCATAGGTCAACATTCTTGAAAAACTTGCACTCATCTAAATATGTTCACCACTTGCTCGACGAAATTCCTCACTCAAACCCAACCCCCTTTTACCCTGTTAATCTCCCCTTCGACGCCTTTAGAAGGTTTAAATTACTCCTTAAATCTTCCCAATTTAATGCCATCGATGAAGTTACACTGGCTTTGGCTCTCAAGGGATCGTGCGGTGATTCAAAACAGGGGGTCCAGATTCACAAATTTGCTGTCACCTCCGGTCTCATGTCCTTCGTTACTGTTCCAAATTCACTAATGAATATGTATTCTAAATCTGGGCAGTTTGATAAGGCTTTGTGCGTCTTTGAGGGCTTAAATGATCCCGATGTAGTTTCCTGGAATACTTTGCTTTCTGGTTTTCAAAAAAGTGAACAAGccttgaattttgttttgagaATGAATCTGAATGGAGTTGCTTTCGATGCTGTAACTTGTACCACTGCCCTTTCTTTCTGTTTGGACCTCGAAGGCTTTCTTTTAGGGTTGCAGTTGCATGCTCTTGTAATGAAATCTGGATTAGATAACGAGGTGTTTGTGGGAAATGCCCTTATAACTATGTATGCAAGGTGGAAGCGTTTAGAGGAAGCTCGAAGGATATTTGATGAGATGCCAAATAAAGATTTGGTTTCATGGAATGCGATCCTTTCGGGGTATAGCCAGGACGATGGTTATGGGTTAGAAGCAATTTGCACATTTATTGAAATGGTGAAACAAAGAATGAAGCTTGATAATGTATCATTTACTGGTGCAGTTTCAGCTTGCAGTCATCAGAGGAACTTAGACGTGGGAAGACAGATTCATGGTCTCTGTATAAAAAGAGGGTACGGTACACATGTTTCTGTTTGTAATGTTTTGATGTCAATGTATGCAAAGTGTGAGGTTGTTGAAGATGCAAAATTGGTATTCAGAAGAATGAATGAGCGGAACGTGATCTCATGGACTACAATGATTTCTGTTGATGAAAAAGATGCATTACACCACTTCAATGAAATGCGATCAGATTCTGTTTATCCTAATGATGTTACATATGTTGGATTGATCCATGCCATAACCACTGGGAAATTAGTGGAAGAAGGCCGAATGGTTCATGCGTGTTGTGTAAAGGGTAACTTCTTGTTAGAATCAAATGTTTGCAACAGCCTTATCACCATGTATGCTAAGTTTGAGTTGATACAAGACTCTATTAAGGTTTTTGAGGAACTCGAATCTAAAGAGATTGTCTCATGGAATGCTTTAATTTCGGGATATGTTCAAAATGGAATGTTGACAGAAGCTTTGAGGACATTTTTGTCAGCAGCTCGAGAATGTAAGCCAAATCAATACACATTTGGTAGTGTCTTGAATGCAATTGGTTCTTGTGAACATGTATCTCTAAAACATGGTCAGTGGTGCCACCTACATCTAATAAAGGTTGGATTGAATACTGATCCTATAATTTCCAATGGTCTGCTCGATATGTATGCAAAACGTGGGAGCATTTCTGAGGCTCAAAAAGTTTTCAGTGAGATTCCTCAAAAGAGCCAGTTTGCTTGGACATCACTTATATCTGCTCATGCAAGGCATGGAAACTATGGTTCAGTGATGGCTTCATTCAAAGAGATGAAAAGGGAAGGAGTGAAACCTGACTCAATTACCTTTCTTTCCATACTAACAGCTTGTGGCAGAAACGGAATGGTTGATATTGGTGGACAACTCTTTGACTCAATGCTGAGAGAGTATCAGATTGAACCATCCTCGGAGCATTATTCTTGTATGGTGGATATGTTGGGCCGTGCAGGTAGATTGGAAGAGGCGGAGAAGCTAATGGGCTGCACTCCTGGAGGGCCAGGATTGTCTATGATGCAAAGCTTCCTGGGGGCATGCACAATACATGGAAATCTAGAGATGGGTGAGAGGGTAGCTGATACTTTGATGGAAATGGAGCCAAATGAGTCGGGTCCGTATGTGTTGATGTCAAACTTGTATGCTGAGAAGGGGAAGTGGGAGAAGGTAGCGAAAGTGAGGAAAATGATGAGACAGAGGGGAGTGAGGAAAGAAGTGGGGTTTAGTTGGGTGGATGTTGGTGACATCAAGAGTTCGATGTCTTTGCATGGGTTCTCCTCAGGAGACCGATCCCATCCGCGGTCTGAAGAGATATGCAACATGGCAGAATGCCTGGGATTACAAATGAAACTTTTGAGAGAGAAAAACAGGCAGAGAATATATGGCAATGCCAATGACATTATAACATGA
- the LOC105802483 gene encoding uncharacterized protein LOC105802483 isoform X1 produces the protein MSVVSLSSAAISPNLNSNAEKREIERGETKKKERRGSSKSTCCSVRFLQKFLSIYAINLILIVWKNSYKGGGGQWRPCVNKSYEGYSKRTRKRSTLWPRCECSGWTQLKIQAHLLGMGPTQKNGPKILSKPDPDKNAKTRARPNPLVLIFILILYNF, from the exons ATGTCTGTTGTATCGCTGTCATCTGCTGCAATTTCCCCAAATCT AAACAGCAACGCAGAAAAGAGAGAGATAGAGAGAGGTgagacaaaaaagaaagaaagaagaggaagTAGTAAATCGACCTGCTGTTCTGTTCGCTTTCTCCAAAAATTTCTCTCGATCTATGCAATTAATCTG ATTTTGATTGTATGGAAAAATTCCTATAAAGGGGGAGGGGGACAGTGGAGACCTTGTGTAAACAAGTCTTATGAAG GTTATTCCAAAAGGACAAGGAAGAGAAGCACACTGTGGCCACGTTGTGAAT GTTCAGGCTGGACTCAACTAAAAATTCAGGCCCATTTACTAGGCATGGGCCCGACCcaaaaaaatgggcctaaaattttatccaagcctgacccggataaaaatgctaaaacccgGGCCCGACCCAACCCActcgtattaatttttatattaattttatataatttttaa
- the LOC105802493 gene encoding uncharacterized protein LOC105802493, protein MASMISTASLGYLSFKRPNRFNNGVGATSGSGVKAMRAEKPLEELYSVRVERKVPKERLTELGVSRWSVWKTGKCKLAWDWQVDQLVYIEEGEVRVVPEGSDRFMQFVAGDLVRYPKWFEADLYFNGSYQERYSFRAYGDDQ, encoded by the coding sequence ATGGCAAGCATGATATCTACAGCAAGTCTTGGGTACCTCTCTTTCAAGAGACCCAACAGGTTCAACAATGGTGTTGGGGCAACTTCAGGCAGTGGAGTAAAAGCAATGCGAGCGGAGAAACCATTAGAGGAACTTTACAGTGTGAGGGTTGAAAGGAAAGTGCCAAAAGAGCGACTGACAGAGCTTGGGGTTTCAAGATGGTCAGTATGGAAGACAGGGAAGTGTAAATTGGCATGGGACTGGCAAGTTGATCAGCTGGTATACATAGAGGAAGGGGAAGTAAGGGTAGTCCCTGAAGGCAGTGACCGGTTTATGCAATTTGTTGCAGGGGACCTTGTTCGTTATCCCAAGTGGTTCGAAGCTGATCTTTACTTCAATGGTTCATACCAAGAGCGTTATAGTTTCCGAGCTTATGGAGATGATCAGTAA
- the LOC105802425 gene encoding uncharacterized protein LOC105802425, with protein MLSGTTMMVSLRPFNGVSPYPSKHPLVHRNRQTALRGTIYMSAQTQAVPSRTQRIMESISVSGEVGGAGGAYSYNALKRLDGIWSSICSTQTVQQAPQQVVSSFPGVSSRSVLAEKQVDKCDVVVCGGTLGIFIATALIAKGLKVCIVERNILKGREQEWNISRKELMELVEAGILDEDDIEEVTAVSFNPNRCGFENKGEIWVEDILNLGVSPVKLIEIVKKRFVSFGGVIFEGCSVSSISIYNDAAILQLAEGNILSSRLIIDAMGNFSPVVKQIRGGRKPDGVCLVVGSCARGFKENSTSDVIYSSSSVKKVGNAEVQYFWEAFPAGSGPLDRTTYMFTYVNPQPTSPKLEELLEDYWDLMPKYQGVSMDSLEILRVIYGIFPTYRDSPLPAAFNRVLQFGDASGIQSPVSFGGFGSLTRHLGRLSNGIYEAIDGDFLDSYSLSLLNPYMPNLSASWLFQRAMSAKKQSNVPLDFINELLDINFKSMQRLGDPVLRPFLQDVIQFGPLAKTLGLVMLTKPQILPSIFKQVDIPVLIDWSRHFFMLGFYTFLSTYMDPVIRSWLNGLPSKVRYEWKRHLEAWKYGSGLDYRL; from the exons ATGCTTTCTGGAACCACGATGATGGTCTCGCTGAGACCCTTTAATGGGGTCTCTCCGTATCCATCAAAACATCCATTGGTTCATAGAAACAGGCAGACAGCTCTAAGGGGTACCATTTACATGAGTGCTCAAACACAAGCAGTTCCTTCCAGAACCCAG AGGATAATGGAGAGCATTTCAGTTAGTGGCGAGGTTGGTGGTGCTGGTGGTGCATACTCCTATAATGCCTTGAAGAGGTTGGACGGAATTTGGTCAAGCATTTGCTCTACTCAGACTG TTCAGCAAGCACCTCAGCAGGTAGTTTCAAGCTTTCCTGGTGTGTCTAGCCGTTCTGTTCTTGCTGAAAAACAAGTAGATAAATGTGATGTGGTTGTTTGCGGGGGTACGTTGGGAATCTTCATTGCTACTGCCTTGATCGCCAAAGGTCTTAAAGTCTGTATTgtggaaagaaatatattaaaaggg AGGGAACAAGAATGGAATATCTCGAGGAAAGAGTTGATGGAACTTGTAGAAGCTGGCATTTTGGATGAAGATGACATTGAAGAAGTTACTGCCGTGTCATTCAATCCT AACAGATGTGGATTTGAGAATAAGGGTGAGATCTGGGTAGAAGACATTCTTAACCTGGGTGTCTC GCCTGTAAAGCTTATAGAAATTGTGAAGAAACGTTTTGTTTCCTTTGGTGGAGTTATCTTTGAGGGTTGCAGTGTGTCCAGCATAAGCATTTATAACGACGCAGCT ATCTTGCAACTTGCTGAAGGAAACATTCTTTCATCTCGTCTCATCATTGACGCCATGGGAAATTTTTCTCCTGTCGTGAAACAG ATTAGAGGTGGGAGGAAGCCAGACGGCGTTTGTCTTGTCGTTGGGTCCTGTGCTCGTGGATTTAAGGAGAACTCTACAAGCGATGTCATATATAGTAGCTCATCAGTGAAGAAAGTTGGCAATGCAGAAGTGCAATACTTTTGGGAG GCATTTCCAGCTGGGTCTGGTCCGTTAGACCGCACTACTTATATGTTTACATATGTCAATCCTCAACCGACATCCCCAAAACTGGAAGAACTATTGGAAGACTATTGGGATTTGATGCCGAAATATCAG GGAGTTTCTATGGATAGTCTGGAGATACTGAGAGTTATATATGGCATTTTCCCAACTTATCGTGATAG TCCATTGCCAGCAGCATTTAATCGTGTTTTACAg TTTGGTGATGCTAGTGGCATACAATCACCTGTCTCTTTTGGTGGTTTCGGGAGCTTGACTAGGCACCTCGGAAGATTATCAAATG GGATTTACGAAGCAATTGATGGGGATTTTCTCGATTCATACAGTCTGTCCCTGCTGAATCCTTACATG CCTAACTTGAGTGCTTCATGGTTATTTCAAAGAGCAATGTCTGCAAAGAAACAGTCTAATGTTCCACTGGATTTTATTAACGAGCTTCTGGACATAAACTTCAAGAGCATGCAG AGGCTCGGAGACCCCGTGCTAAGACCGTTTCTTCAG GATGTCATACAGTTTGGACCTCTTGCCAAGACATTAGGCCTCGTGATGCTAACTAAGCCTCAAATTCTTCCATCGATATTCAAGCAG GTTGACATCCCTGTTCTCATCGATTGGTCTCGACATTTTTTCATGCTCGGATTTTATACGTTTCTGTCGACCTACATGGATCCTGTTATAAG GTCATGGTTAAATGGTTTGCCATCTAAGGTGAGGTATGAATGGAAGAGGCACCTTGAGGCTTGGAAATATGGATCTGGTTTAGACTACAGGCTATGA